One part of the Musa acuminata AAA Group cultivar baxijiao chromosome BXJ1-5, Cavendish_Baxijiao_AAA, whole genome shotgun sequence genome encodes these proteins:
- the LOC103985843 gene encoding transcription factor PHYTOCHROME INTERACTING FACTOR-LIKE 15 isoform X1: MPLSEFYQASARKKFDSAQSNKMASRSSNRSSSMPDNEFVELLWENGPVVMQGKSNRPRKTSIATTNFSLPADRAEGKDSTAIANMPKLGVLEAMDPFVSNFSPSDPSGNAGIISTQFDNMVPWINYPIEEDPASSNYCSEFFSEISGISMPANENNSFGHRTPYVEHGIVSKALEAGSCQSSFPSIMSRIENSPKKDVSSMDLMNSSLFSRPGMKGKANLQSVENSATATASSNRIESTVIQSCSGLQSTSGIQGELNSVSSMLEMGSSAETPREIASVEPLEDVCEQDMPRKNLKSVIEKDHEAIAASSSVGSGNTAGTASGDPAQGAKRKNQGEECGNHKEDLEDASTPSRKPDADAAKGRNAKRSRAAEVHNLSERRRRDRINEKMRALQELIPNCSKVDKASMLDEAIEYLKTLQLQVQMMSMGSGLCMSPVMLPGGMQHLRVPPIAHFAQMGMNMRFGYGMGMLNMNGSPGCPLVAAPPPMPGTQFPCSPLQAPQGLYGMPRPTNLPMFAQGQALPVPVPRVPPPFKSMSGLPANLNSVPEASTTTTSNPSRAPDAETSSSFKDQKASASDSQGTKGSSQQCLSTPSISDDEPAELVNGT; encoded by the exons ATGCCTCTTTCCGAGTTCTATCAAGCATCAGCAAGGAAGAAGTTTGACTCTGCCCAGTCCAACAAGATGGCCAGCCGCTCGTCTAATCGCTCTTCTTCCAT GCCTGATAACGAGTTCGTCGAACTACTCTGGGAGAACGGTCCGGTTGTGATGCAGGGCAAGTCCAACAGGCCCCGGAAGACCTCCATTGCCACCACCAACTTCTCTTTGCCTGCAGACAGAGCTGAAGGGAAGGACAGCACAGCTATCGCCAACATGCCCAAGCTGGGTGTGCTTGAGGCCATGGACCCATTCGTCAGCAACTTCTCTCCCTCTGATCCTTCTGGCAATGCCGGAATCATCAGTACTCAATTCGACAATATGGTTCCTTGGATCAATTATCCGATTGAAGAGGATCCTGCGTCCAGCAATTATTGCTCAGAGTTCTTCTCTGAAATATCAGGGATCTCTATGCCTGCTAATGAGAACAATAGTTTTGGTCATCGTACACCATATGTGGAGCATGGAATTGTTTCTAAAGCACTCGAAGCTGGATCGTGTCAGAGTTCATTTCCAAGCATCATGTCAAGAATTGAGAATTCACCGAAAAAAGATGTAAGCAGTATGGATTTGATGAACTCCTCCCTTTTCTCGAGACCGGGCATGAAAGGAAAAGCTAATCTCCAGAGTGTTGAGAATTCTGCCACTGCCACTGCAAGCAGCAACCGGATCGAATCGACAGTAATCCAGTCTTGTAGTGGTTTGCAAAGTACTTCAGGTATTCAAGGAGAGTTGAATTCTGTCTCATCCATGTTGGAGATGGGATCGTCCGCAGAAACTCCCCGAGAGATTGCATCTGTTGAGCCACTGGAGGATGTCTGTGAACAGGACATGCCAAGAAAGAATCTCAAGTCGGTAATCGAAAAAGATCACGAAGCCATTGCTGCATCTTCTTCTGTTGGTTCAGGCAACACAGCAGGAACAGCATCCGGCGATCCTGCACAAGGTGCAAAGAGGAAGAATCAAGGAGAAGAGTGTGGTAACCACAAAGAA GATCTTGAAGATGCATCCACGCCATCAAGAAAGCCCGATGCTGATGCTGCCAAGGGAAGAAATGCAAAGAGAAGCCGTGCAGCAGAGGTGCATAATTTGTCAGAAAGA AGGAGAAGGGATAGGATCAATGAGAAAATGCGTGCGCTGCAAGAGCTTATACCCAATTGTAGTAAG GTGGACAAAGCGTCAATGCTTGATGAGGCCATCGAGTATCTCAAGACCCTTCAGCTTCAAGTTCAG ATGATGTCTATGGGTAGTGGGCTGTGCATGTCTCCGGTGATGCTACCAGGTGGGATGCAGCATCTCCGTGTTCCCCCCATCGCTCATTTCGCGCAGATGGGAATGAACATGAGGTTTGGTTATGGGATGGGGATGCTCAACATGAATGGTTCTCCGGGCTGCCCTCTAGTTGCAGCTCCTCCTCCCATGCCTGGCACACAGTTCCCTTGTTCTCCCCTTCAAGCACCTCAGGGTTTATATGGGATGCCTCGGCCTACGAATCTTCCCATGTTTGCACAAGGACAAGCACTTCCTGTGCCAGTGCCTCGTGTGCCACCACCATTCAAATCCATGTCAGGCCTCCCTGCAAATTTGAACTCAGTGCCTGAAGCTTCGACGACCACAACAAGCAATCCTTCACGAGCTCCAGATGCAGAAACCTCATCAAGCTTTAAAGATCAAAAGGCTAGCGCTAGTGATTCACAG GGAACAAAAGGATCGTCCCAACAATGTCTGAGTACACCGAGCATTAGTGATGATGAACCAGCAGAACTAGTGAACGGAACATGA
- the LOC103985843 gene encoding transcription factor PHYTOCHROME INTERACTING FACTOR-LIKE 15 isoform X2 has protein sequence MPLSEFYQASARKKFDSAQSNKMASRSSNRSSSMPDNEFVELLWENGPVVMQGKSNRPRKTSIATTNFSLPADRAEGKDSTAIANMPKLGVLEAMDPFVSNFSPSDPSGNAGIISTQFDNMVPWINYPIEEDPASSNYCSEFFSEISGISMPANENNSFGHRTPYVEHGIVSKALEAGSCQSSFPSIMSRIENSPKKDVSSMDLMNSSLFSRPGMKGKANLQSVENSATATASSNRIESTVIQSCSGLQSTSGIQGELNSVSSMLEMGSSAETPREIASVEPLEDVCEQDMPRKNLKSVIEKDHEAIAASSSVGSGNTAGTASGDPAQGAKRKNQGEECGNHKEDLEDASTPSRKPDADAAKGRNAKRSRAAEVHNLSERRRRDRINEKMRALQELIPNCSKVDKASMLDEAIEYLKTLQLQVQMMSMGSGLCMSPVMLPGGMQHLRVPPIAHFAQMGMNMRFGYGMGMLNMNGSPGCPLVAAPPPMPGTQFPCSPLQAPQGLYGMPRPTNLPMFAQGQALPVPVPRVPPPFKSMSGLPANLNSVPEASTTTTSNPSRAPDAETSSSFKDQKASASDSQDRPNNV, from the exons ATGCCTCTTTCCGAGTTCTATCAAGCATCAGCAAGGAAGAAGTTTGACTCTGCCCAGTCCAACAAGATGGCCAGCCGCTCGTCTAATCGCTCTTCTTCCAT GCCTGATAACGAGTTCGTCGAACTACTCTGGGAGAACGGTCCGGTTGTGATGCAGGGCAAGTCCAACAGGCCCCGGAAGACCTCCATTGCCACCACCAACTTCTCTTTGCCTGCAGACAGAGCTGAAGGGAAGGACAGCACAGCTATCGCCAACATGCCCAAGCTGGGTGTGCTTGAGGCCATGGACCCATTCGTCAGCAACTTCTCTCCCTCTGATCCTTCTGGCAATGCCGGAATCATCAGTACTCAATTCGACAATATGGTTCCTTGGATCAATTATCCGATTGAAGAGGATCCTGCGTCCAGCAATTATTGCTCAGAGTTCTTCTCTGAAATATCAGGGATCTCTATGCCTGCTAATGAGAACAATAGTTTTGGTCATCGTACACCATATGTGGAGCATGGAATTGTTTCTAAAGCACTCGAAGCTGGATCGTGTCAGAGTTCATTTCCAAGCATCATGTCAAGAATTGAGAATTCACCGAAAAAAGATGTAAGCAGTATGGATTTGATGAACTCCTCCCTTTTCTCGAGACCGGGCATGAAAGGAAAAGCTAATCTCCAGAGTGTTGAGAATTCTGCCACTGCCACTGCAAGCAGCAACCGGATCGAATCGACAGTAATCCAGTCTTGTAGTGGTTTGCAAAGTACTTCAGGTATTCAAGGAGAGTTGAATTCTGTCTCATCCATGTTGGAGATGGGATCGTCCGCAGAAACTCCCCGAGAGATTGCATCTGTTGAGCCACTGGAGGATGTCTGTGAACAGGACATGCCAAGAAAGAATCTCAAGTCGGTAATCGAAAAAGATCACGAAGCCATTGCTGCATCTTCTTCTGTTGGTTCAGGCAACACAGCAGGAACAGCATCCGGCGATCCTGCACAAGGTGCAAAGAGGAAGAATCAAGGAGAAGAGTGTGGTAACCACAAAGAA GATCTTGAAGATGCATCCACGCCATCAAGAAAGCCCGATGCTGATGCTGCCAAGGGAAGAAATGCAAAGAGAAGCCGTGCAGCAGAGGTGCATAATTTGTCAGAAAGA AGGAGAAGGGATAGGATCAATGAGAAAATGCGTGCGCTGCAAGAGCTTATACCCAATTGTAGTAAG GTGGACAAAGCGTCAATGCTTGATGAGGCCATCGAGTATCTCAAGACCCTTCAGCTTCAAGTTCAG ATGATGTCTATGGGTAGTGGGCTGTGCATGTCTCCGGTGATGCTACCAGGTGGGATGCAGCATCTCCGTGTTCCCCCCATCGCTCATTTCGCGCAGATGGGAATGAACATGAGGTTTGGTTATGGGATGGGGATGCTCAACATGAATGGTTCTCCGGGCTGCCCTCTAGTTGCAGCTCCTCCTCCCATGCCTGGCACACAGTTCCCTTGTTCTCCCCTTCAAGCACCTCAGGGTTTATATGGGATGCCTCGGCCTACGAATCTTCCCATGTTTGCACAAGGACAAGCACTTCCTGTGCCAGTGCCTCGTGTGCCACCACCATTCAAATCCATGTCAGGCCTCCCTGCAAATTTGAACTCAGTGCCTGAAGCTTCGACGACCACAACAAGCAATCCTTCACGAGCTCCAGATGCAGAAACCTCATCAAGCTTTAAAGATCAAAAGGCTAGCGCTAGTGATTCACAG GATCGTCCCAACAATGTCTGA